In the genome of Chaetodon auriga isolate fChaAug3 chromosome 15, fChaAug3.hap1, whole genome shotgun sequence, one region contains:
- the bkgd gene encoding ester hydrolase C11orf54 homolog, whose amino-acid sequence MADISKTEKVQLHVPGLEELRAVLQAGLEANFAEVQVRVVECPDLTKEPFQFPVKGLCGSPRITDVGGVPYLIPLVQKDKEYDMNTVSKELELPGAFILGAAGAPSRVIGMNAELMPLVLTEAAGRPAVNSSYFSSINPADGQCLQEKYSDRFSDCSFGLLGNLYACEGKSGKVIEVRAKKRTGGSSLVTALRNTLEGHYPDKSLALGGTFVIQKGKAKIHIMPREFSACPLNTNDDVNNWLKHFEVSAPLICQSVLVSKDPGLDLRVEHTHCFSHHGEGGHYYIDTTPDTVEYLGYFMPAEFVYRIDRPKETHGVGRD is encoded by the exons ATGGCAGATATCAGCAAAACGGAGAAGGTCCAGCTGCACGTCCCAGGTTTAGAGGAACTGCGTGCCG TATTACAAGCTGGACTGGAAGCCAACTTTGCTGAAGTGCAGGTGCGTGTGGTGGAGTGCCCGGATCTCACCAAAGAGCCCTTCCAGTTTCCTGTCAAAG GCCTGTGTGGAAGTCCTCGCATCACTGATGTTGGTGGTGTGCCGTACCTGATCCCTTTGGTTCAGAAGGACAAG gaATACGACATGAATACTGTATCAAAGGAGCTAGAGCTGCCGGGGGCCTTCATCCTCGGCGCAGCAGGAGCTCCCTCCAGAGTCATTGGAATGAATGCGGAG CTGATGCCTCTGGTTCTGACCGAAGCGGCGGGAAGGCCTGCGGTGAACAGCAGCTACTTCTCCTCCATCAATCCGGCCGATGGCCAGTGTCTGCAAGAAAAATACAGCGACAGAttctctgactgcagctttgGACTGCTGGGCAATCTGTACGCTTGTGAAGGGAAGTCTGGCAAG GTCATAGAAGTGAGAGCCAAGAAGAGAACGGGAGGCAGCAGTCTTGTGACGGCCTTGAGGAACACTCTTGAAGGTCACTACCCTGATAAAAGCCTGGCTCTGGGAGGTACCTTCGTCATCCAGAAAGGGAAAGCTAAAATCCACATCATG CCAAGAGAGTTCTCAGCCTGCCCCCTCAACACCAATGATGACGTGAACAACTGGCTCAAACACTTCGAGGTCAGCGCCCCGCTCATCTGCCAGTCGGTGCTGGTGTCCAAAGACCCT GGTTTGGACCTGCGCGtggagcacacacactgcttcagcCACCATGGAGAAGGTGGCCATTACTACATAGACACCACGCCTGACACGGTGGAGTACCTGGGCTACTTCATGCCTGCAGAGTTTGTGTACCGCATCGACAGGCCCAAAGAGACCCACGGAGTTGGACGGgattga
- the LOC143332318 gene encoding uncharacterized protein LOC143332318, whose amino-acid sequence MTGGHDSLTWTQPDVMVETPLKTPRHVVLEMSSPDYVEKISRFFESSAGQSKQDTVSNEAAGAESDSGDSLFITQKPVPEAARSRRRRQHHPRSEPTSPRDFQESESDTSSSASHEESKTAQERRRAKYRLPKYNFPFLTGRKRKPQSTLLPVKQNTSLHNSTMGGFFKCVRELWQASQRGDDVESALPTLDMEGDDISPLSEEERSEDEDIKVVERKCLVAPSKKAKRQRTWCSQSKQERRNACNAREETSRGRQCELFDKTPAKASRATPLCLDAGSADKGESSCGGVVERERSNEPVTSDGHFLAEMQTPKTKRNLTRINKKVLFEQKAREEELCNDSDATVCELETFQRSRSKYTQSGGEATTAAEEPRPSQTGQTEDKPKSQNLLHSLPLLFSDSNNDSSCNETRVKKRKKEKKNRDQESVEEENDQSQEEPEDLHAVKSVNVEVEEPPSLSEGNRAEPVASQTSDELEFNGRTCMENSSHVETIVRQKERDKRKRSAADSVGEEVDGNLESDVKMEDAVFSVSCNGGRKKKKRIRSDEDVEQLQSSTAAEPLSDDAEAQVKKKKRKKEETTVDAEQREEEEAANRADDLPPVSTGQLEESGNGLENTAASEETESSYVKRKKHKKKRQFSNHAAQDGGEGGDVSFSNDAATLEESTAVSQKKKKKALTEGVDNPHTAEENEKVEDEFNTQKTKEGLEDQNAELVTKKKKKKKKKTRSSRNVSEDGVTQSDDSVSVQKKEKKRTSSSFLVADAEESDAQTLSEQKSASPSVQAHVWGAEKNAVSVGDAETESAEITGKLEEKVGERKKKRKRKMSVQQDGVEKDHERDFEEVNKTCQSALPETTDTSELVAPMERVESAADEDVVLKKKKKKKKKSKDEPCPVIQESPQAAAEETESEKSSLSTCGLVSHKKKGKHRCSADLSDDSTSDLDTKKTLNMVEPASPSPETPGDQALNDIREKKKKKKKKKSECPDNILLEGKLPSKSAEFEPEENKKKQRKKQSAVLSVLSSSPVSSGSSLSTSELSSSNKHITVKRTLYNPRKDFLTDY is encoded by the exons ATGACAGGAGGGCACGATTCTCTAACTTGGACTCAACCTGATGTCATGGTTGAGACTCCATTAAAAACGCCACGCCACGTTGTCTTAGAAATGTCCTCCCCAGACTATGTGGAGAAAATCTCGCGTTTTTTTGAGTCTTCTGCGGGACAGAGCAAACAGGACACGGTGTCTAatgaagctgctggagcagagag tgattCAGGTGACAGCTTGTTCATAACTCAGAAGCCCGTACCTGAGGCTGCGAGATCACGAAGACGACGTCAGCATCACCCGAGGTCAGAGCCCACGTCTCCCCGAGATTTtcaagaaagtgaaagtgacaCTTCATCGTCCGCTTCCCACGAAGAATCCAAAACTGCCcaagagaggagaagagcaaAATACAGACTACCAAAATACAATTTCCCTTTCCTgactgggaggaagaggaagcccCAAAGCACTCTGTTACCTGTCAAACAGAACACAAGCCTTCAT AATTCCACTATGGGAGGCTTCTTTAAATGTGTCAGAGAGCTGTGGCAGGCCAGTCAAAGAGGAGATGATGTGGAGTCAGCGCTGCCAACGCTTGACATGGAGGGGGATGACATATCTCCATTGTCAGA AGAAGAAAGGTCAGAAGATGAGGACATCAAAGTGGTG gaaaggaaatgtTTGGTGGCGCCATCAAAAAAAGCAAAGCGCCAGCGAACCTGGTGCAGCCAGTcaaaacaagagaggaggaatgcTTGTAATGCCAGAGAGGAGACTTCACGAGGAAGACAATGCGAGCTGTTCGATAAAACCCCAGCGAAGGCATCGAGGGCTACACCGCTATGTTTGGACGCAGGAAGCGCTGATAAAGGAGAGTCTTCTTGCGGAGGTGTGgtcgagagagagaggagtaatGAACCTGTAACAAGTGATGGACACTTTCTGGCAGAAATGCAAACACCAAAGACTAAGAGAAACCTTACCCGAATAAACAAGAAGGTTCTTTTTGAGCAAaaagcaagagaggaagagctgtGCAACGACAGCGATGCTACAGTTTGTGAGCTGGAGACGTTCCAGAGAAGTCgaagcaaatacacacagagcgGTGGAGAAGCGaccacagctgcagaggagcctCGTCCATCCCAGACAGGACAGACGGAGGACAAACCTAAAAGCCAAAATCTCCTCCACAGTCTCCCACTTCTTTTCAGTGACTCTAATAATGACAGTTCATGTAATGAAACCAGggtaaagaagaggaaaaaggagaaaaagaacagagaTCAGGAaagtgtagaagaagaaaatgatcaGAGTCAGGAGGAGCCAGAGGATCTGCATGCTGTGAAATCTGTGAATGTGGAGGTAGAAGAGCCTCCCAGCCTGTCGGAGGGTAACAGGGCAGAGCCTGTGGCCTCACAGACGAGCGATGAGCTGGAGTTTAATGGAAGAACTTGTATGGAGAACTCGTCACATGTTGAAACCAtagtgagacagaaagagagagacaagagaaaaaGGTCTGCAGCAGACAGCGTCGGTGAGGAGGTGGATGGAAACTTAGAATCGGATGTGAAAATGGAggatgctgtgttttcagtgagcTGCAACGGtggcaggaagaagaaaaagaggataaGAAGTGATGAGGATGTTGAGCAGTTACAGTCCAGCACAGCTGCTGAACCTCTGAGTGATGATGCTGAGGCCcaggtgaaaaagaaaaaaaggaaaaaagaagagacgACTGTAGATGCAGAGCAacgtgaagaagaggaagcagcgAACAGGGCTGACGATTTGCCGCCAGTCTCAACAGGACAGTTAGAAGAATCAGGAAATGGTTTAGAAAATACTGCTGCGTCTGAAGAAACTGAATCCAGTtatgtcaaaagaaaaaagcacaaaaagaagCGACAGTTTTCTAATCACGCTGCtcaagatggaggagagggtggagatGTGAGCTTCTCTAATGATGCTGCAACCTTGGAAGAAAGTACAGCAGTgtcacagaaaaagaagaagaaagctcTCACTGAGGGGGTGGATAACCCTCACActgctgaagaaaatgaaaaggttgAAGACGAGTTTAAtactcagaaaacaaaagagggcCTTGAAgaccaaaatgctgaactggtgactaagaaaaagaagaagaagaagaagaaaacgagATCCAGCAGGAACGTCTCCGAAGACGGCGTGACACAAAGCGATGATTCAGTGTCTgtgcagaaaaaggaaaagaagaggacgTCGTCGTCCTTCCTCGTTGCTGATGCAGAGGAAAGTGATGCTCAGACGCTCAGTGAACAGAAGTCTGCTTCACCCTCTGTGCAGGCTCATGTCTGGGGTGCAGAAAAAAACGCTGTCAGCGTTGGAGATGCTGAGACAGAGTCAGCAGAAATCACAGGAAAGTTGGAGGAAAAAGTtggggagaggaaaaagaaaaggaagagaaagatgtCAGTGCAGCAGGACGGCGTGGAAAAAGATCATGAGAGGGATTTTGAGGAAGTAAACAAAACATGTCAAAGTGCTTTGCCTGAAACCACAGACACAAGTGAGTTGGTGGCCCCCATGGAAAGAGTGGAGAGTGCAGCTGATGAGGATGTGGtgttgaaaaagaagaagaagaagaagaaaaagagtaAAGATGAGCCATGCCCTGTGATCCAAGAGAGTCCACAAGCTGCTGCAGAAGAAACTGAATCTGAAAAATCTTCACTGAGTACCTGCGGTTTAGTTTCACAcaagaaaaaaggcaaacataGATGCAGTGCTGACCTATCAGATGATAGTACCTCTGACCTAGACACCAAGAAAACGCTGAACATGGTTGAACCAGCttcaccatctccagagacacCTGGAGACCAGGCATTAAATGACatcagggagaagaagaagaaaaagaagaagaagaaaagtgaatGCCCCGATAATATTCTGCTTGAGGGGAAATTGCCGAGCAAGTCAGCTGAGTTTGAGCCcgaagaaaacaagaagaagcaaagaaagaagCAGTCAGCTGTCCTCAGCGTCCTGTCCAGCAGCCCCGTGTCCTCAGGGTCTTCTCTCTCAACATCTGAACTGTCGTCTTCAAACAAGCACATAACGGTCAAACGGACGCTTTACAATCCAAGGAAGGACTTCCTTACAGACTATTAG
- the aspa gene encoding aspartoacylase, with protein sequence MSSYNNSVRFNEARRVAIFGGTHGNEMSGVTLVNLWVKNSAEIQRKGVETKPFITNPKAVEKCSRYVDTDLNRAFSPENLSAPGGDDLPYEVQRAQEINRIFGPKGSPEAYDVIFDLHNTTSNMGCTLILESSKDHFNLQMMNYIKKAIAPASCLVLLNEHPLLKYSTSRSVAKHPVGLEVGPQPQGVLRSNIFEAMRVILKHALDFIELFNEGMEFPPCTVEVFWVSERIDYPRDANGNIIAMVHPNLQDCDWEPLNPGDPMFQTFDGKTIPYQGPGTVYPTFINEAAYYEKQQAFVITRRETLVASAIRKA encoded by the exons ATGTCTTCCTACAACAACAGCGTGCGTTTTAACGAGGCCAGGAGAGTGGCTATATTCGGAGGGACGCACGGGAACGAGATGTCAGGTGTGACGCTGGTGAACCTGTGGGTGAAGAACAGCGCCGAGATACAGAGGAAAGGGGTCGAGACTAAACCCTTCATCACCAACCCGAAGGCTGTGGAGAAGTGCAGCAGATACGTGGACACGGACCTGAACCGAGCCTTCAGCCCTGAAAACCTCAG tGCCCCGGGAGGAGATGACCTGCCCTACGAGGTGCAGCGAGCCCAGGAGATCAACAGGATATTTGGGCCTAAAGGAAGCCCAGAGGCCTACGATGTCATCTTTGACCTCCACAACACGACGTCCAACATGGGCTGCACTCTGATTCTGGAGAGCTCCAAAGACCACTTCAATCTCCAGATGATGAACTATATCAAG AAAGCCATCGCTCCAGCCAGTTGTCTCGTTCTGCTCAATGAACATCCTCTTTTGAAATATTCCACTTCACGCTCAGTTGCCAAGCACCCTGTTG GTCTGGAAGTGGGTCCTCAGCCTCAAGGTGTTTTGAGGAGTAACATCTTTGAAGCTATGAGGGTAATACTTAAACATGCCCTGGACTTCATCGAGCTGTTTAATGAGG GCATGGAGTTCCCTCCCTGTACAGTAGAAGTTTTCTGGGTCTCGGAGAGGATCGACTACCCCAGAGATGCCAATGGGAACATCATTGCCATGGTGCACCCAAATCTGCAG gacTGTGACTGGGAACCGCTGAACCCGGGTGACCCTATGTTCCAAACATTTGATGGAAAAACCATCCCCTACCAAGGCCCAGGCACCGTCTACCCCACTTTTATTAATGAGGCAGCCtattatgaaaaacaacaggCATTTGTAATCACCAGGCGAGAGACCTTGGTAGCAAGTGCCAtcagaaaagcatga